In a single window of the Streptomyces sp. NBC_00094 genome:
- a CDS encoding ABC transporter substrate-binding protein — MRQSSVISRRVAAAAVSLVLATGAAACAGPEDAGAEGGTAGKAADGPQKGGTLTVLNGDAQTDFDPARLYTSGGGNVPSLVFRTLTTRNREAGAAGSKVVPDLATDLGRPNKDATEWTYTLKEGLKFEDGTPITSADVKYGIERSFAAELSGGAPYLRDWLIGGDTYQGPYKDKKGLASVVTPDARTIVFKLRKPEGEFPFVATQTQFAPVPQAKDTGATYEEHPVSSGPYKVVKNENDGERLVLERNEHWDPKTDEERKAYPDKIDVRSGLDEAVINQRLATSSGADSAAVTTDTNLGPAELAQVGSDKALAARVGTGHFGFTNYLAFNPKVKPFDNPKVRQAISYAVNRTSVVNAAGGSALAEPATTFLPEQKSFGFTPYDHFPAGKTGDPAKAKQLLKEAGFPNGLTVTLLHSTAQNRATSPEIATAVQEALGKAGITVKLDGQEPNSFNEKRWSVKDAPGFFLSRWGADWPAGGPFLAPIFDGRQIVADGSNYNHAQLNDPAVNKEIDEINKLTDLQAAAARWGALDKKIGEQALDVPLFHPVYKRLVGKSVKNVVISDWTGVLDISQVAVK; from the coding sequence ATGCGTCAATCGTCCGTCATTTCCCGCCGTGTGGCAGCGGCCGCCGTCAGTCTCGTCCTGGCCACGGGCGCCGCCGCCTGCGCGGGGCCCGAGGACGCAGGCGCCGAGGGAGGAACCGCCGGAAAGGCGGCCGACGGCCCGCAGAAGGGCGGCACCCTCACCGTTCTCAACGGTGACGCCCAGACCGACTTCGACCCGGCCCGCCTCTACACCTCCGGCGGCGGCAACGTCCCCTCCCTCGTCTTCCGTACGCTCACCACCCGCAACCGCGAGGCGGGCGCCGCCGGCAGCAAGGTCGTCCCCGACCTCGCCACCGACCTCGGCCGCCCCAACAAGGACGCCACGGAGTGGACGTACACCCTCAAGGAGGGGCTGAAGTTCGAGGACGGCACGCCGATCACCAGCGCCGACGTCAAGTACGGCATCGAGCGGTCCTTCGCCGCCGAACTCTCCGGCGGCGCCCCCTACTTGCGCGACTGGCTCATCGGCGGCGACACGTACCAGGGGCCCTACAAGGACAAGAAGGGCCTCGCCTCCGTCGTCACCCCGGACGCCCGGACCATCGTCTTCAAGCTGAGGAAGCCCGAGGGCGAGTTCCCCTTCGTCGCCACGCAGACCCAGTTCGCCCCCGTCCCCCAGGCCAAGGACACCGGCGCGACGTACGAGGAGCACCCCGTCTCCTCCGGCCCGTACAAGGTCGTGAAGAACGAGAACGACGGCGAGCGCCTCGTCCTGGAGCGCAACGAGCACTGGGACCCGAAGACCGACGAGGAGCGCAAGGCCTACCCGGACAAGATCGACGTCCGGTCCGGGCTCGACGAGGCCGTCATCAACCAGCGCCTCGCCACCTCCTCCGGCGCCGACTCCGCCGCCGTCACCACCGACACCAACCTCGGACCGGCCGAACTCGCCCAGGTCGGCTCCGACAAGGCACTCGCCGCCCGCGTCGGCACCGGCCACTTCGGCTTCACCAACTACCTCGCCTTCAACCCGAAGGTGAAGCCCTTCGACAACCCCAAGGTCCGACAGGCGATCTCGTACGCGGTCAACCGCACCAGCGTCGTCAACGCGGCCGGCGGCTCCGCGCTCGCCGAACCCGCCACCACCTTCCTGCCCGAGCAGAAGTCCTTCGGCTTCACGCCGTACGACCACTTCCCGGCCGGCAAGACCGGTGACCCGGCCAAGGCGAAGCAGCTGCTCAAGGAGGCCGGATTCCCGAACGGCCTCACCGTCACCCTGCTGCACTCCACCGCCCAGAACCGCGCCACCAGCCCCGAGATCGCCACCGCCGTCCAGGAGGCCCTCGGCAAGGCCGGCATCACGGTGAAGCTGGACGGCCAGGAGCCCAACTCCTTCAACGAGAAGCGCTGGAGCGTCAAGGACGCGCCCGGCTTCTTCCTCTCCCGCTGGGGCGCCGACTGGCCCGCCGGCGGCCCGTTCCTCGCGCCGATCTTCGACGGCCGGCAGATCGTCGCCGACGGCTCCAACTACAACCACGCCCAGCTGAACGACCCGGCAGTCAACAAGGAGATCGACGAGATCAACAAGCTGACCGACCTGCAGGCCGCCGCCGCCCGCTGGGGAGCCCTCGACAAGAAGATCGGCGAGCAGGCGCTCGACGTGCCGCTCTTCCACCCCGTCTACAAGCGGCTCGTCGGCAAGAGCGTCAAGAACGTCGTCATCAGCGACTGGACCGGCGTCCTCGACATCTCGCAGGTCGCGGTCAAGTGA
- a CDS encoding alpha/beta fold hydrolase, producing MSSTELPETRTAAAPQASRIRDVRVADGEELRSVALPGLTLTVRARPGTRPGLPPALYVHGLGGSSQNWSALMPLLADLVDGEAVDLPGFGDSPPPDDGNYSVTGHARAVIRLLDAGGRGPVHLFGNSLGGAVATRVAAVRPDLVRTLTLIAPALPELRAQRTAWPTVMLAVPGVASLFAKLSKDWTPEQRVRGVLSLCYGDPDRVTEEGFRHAVEEMERRLELPYFWDAMARSSRGIVDAYTLGGQHGLWRQAERVLAPTLLVYGGRDQLVAYRMARKAAAAFRGSRLLTLPDAGHVAMMEYPETVAQAARELIADHGGS from the coding sequence ATGTCCTCGACCGAGCTGCCGGAAACCCGGACCGCTGCCGCACCTCAGGCGTCGCGGATCCGCGACGTACGGGTCGCCGACGGCGAGGAGCTCCGCTCCGTCGCCCTCCCCGGACTCACCCTGACCGTCCGCGCCCGGCCCGGCACCCGGCCCGGCCTGCCGCCCGCGCTGTACGTCCACGGCCTCGGCGGTTCCTCGCAGAACTGGTCGGCGCTCATGCCGCTGCTCGCGGACCTCGTCGACGGCGAGGCCGTCGACCTGCCCGGCTTCGGCGACTCCCCGCCGCCCGACGACGGCAACTACTCGGTCACCGGGCACGCCCGGGCCGTCATCCGGCTCCTCGACGCCGGCGGACGCGGACCGGTCCACCTCTTCGGCAACTCGCTGGGCGGCGCCGTCGCCACCCGTGTCGCCGCCGTGCGACCCGACCTGGTCCGCACCCTCACCCTCATCGCACCGGCCCTGCCCGAGCTGCGCGCCCAGCGCACCGCCTGGCCCACCGTGATGCTCGCGGTGCCCGGCGTCGCCTCGCTCTTCGCGAAGCTCTCCAAGGACTGGACGCCCGAGCAGCGGGTCCGCGGGGTGCTGTCGCTCTGTTACGGAGACCCCGACCGGGTCACCGAGGAGGGCTTCCGGCACGCCGTCGAGGAGATGGAGCGGCGCCTGGAGCTCCCGTACTTCTGGGACGCGATGGCCCGCTCCTCGCGCGGCATCGTCGACGCGTACACGCTCGGCGGGCAGCACGGGCTGTGGCGGCAGGCGGAGCGGGTGCTCGCCCCGACGCTCCTCGTCTACGGCGGGCGCGACCAGCTCGTCGCGTACCGGATGGCCCGGAAGGCGGCCGCCGCCTTCCGTGGATCGCGCCTGCTGACCCTGCCGGACGCGGGGCACGTGGCGATGATGGAGTATCCCGAGACGGTCGCCCAGGCCGCGCGGGAACTGATCGCCGACCACGGTGGGAGCTGA
- a CDS encoding ABC transporter permease, translating to MAGTPAPGAARQTWRRLRTRPAALVSAGVLLLLVTLALAAPLLAALEGQDPYAYHDDLVDSARGGVPYGSFGGVSADHWLGVEPGTGRDLFVRLLYGARISLLVAVGATAVQVLLGVLVGLAAGLGSRWVDGLLGRITDVLVALPMLVLAIALTAVVPRGFPRPLLLILVIGFLGWAGTSRIVRAQTLALRSLDFVAASRLAGSGRWRTARREMLPSLAAPVITYAAILVPTNIVVEASLSFLGVGVTPPTPSWGQMLSTAQTWFRADPAYVLLPAGLLFVTVLAFTVLGDAVRTALDPREASRLRVGSRKETSR from the coding sequence GTGGCGGGCACCCCCGCCCCGGGCGCCGCCCGGCAGACCTGGCGGCGGCTCCGTACCCGCCCCGCCGCCCTCGTCTCCGCCGGTGTCCTCCTCCTGCTCGTCACCCTCGCCCTCGCCGCGCCGCTGCTCGCCGCCCTGGAGGGCCAGGACCCGTACGCGTACCACGACGACCTCGTCGACTCGGCGCGCGGCGGCGTCCCGTACGGCTCCTTCGGCGGGGTGAGCGCCGACCACTGGCTCGGCGTCGAACCCGGCACCGGCCGCGACCTGTTCGTCCGCCTCCTGTACGGCGCCCGGATCTCGCTCCTCGTCGCCGTCGGCGCCACCGCCGTCCAGGTCCTGCTCGGCGTCCTCGTCGGGCTGGCCGCCGGGCTCGGCAGCCGCTGGGTCGACGGGCTCCTCGGCCGGATCACCGACGTCCTCGTCGCCCTGCCGATGCTGGTCCTCGCCATCGCGCTGACCGCCGTCGTCCCGCGCGGCTTCCCCCGCCCGCTGCTGCTGATCCTCGTCATCGGCTTCCTCGGCTGGGCCGGCACCTCCCGGATCGTGCGCGCGCAGACCCTCGCCCTCAGGAGCCTCGACTTCGTCGCCGCCTCCCGCCTCGCGGGTTCCGGACGGTGGCGGACCGCCCGCCGCGAAATGCTGCCCTCGCTCGCCGCACCCGTCATCACCTACGCGGCCATCCTCGTCCCCACCAACATCGTCGTCGAGGCCTCCCTCTCCTTCCTCGGCGTGGGCGTCACCCCGCCCACCCCGTCCTGGGGGCAGATGCTGTCGACCGCGCAGACCTGGTTCCGCGCCGACCCCGCGTACGTCCTGCTGCCCGCCGGACTCCTCTTCGTCACCGTGCTCGCCTTCACCGTCCTCGGCGACGCGGTCCGCACGGCCCTCGACCCGCGCGAGGCCAGCCGGCTGCGCGTGGGCAGCCGTAAGGAGACCTCCCGATGA
- a CDS encoding ABC transporter ATP-binding protein: MTPHSEGPLVEVRDLTVEFDREGDPVRAVDRLSFTLGEGRALALVGESGSGKSTVAGALLGLHRGTGARVTGSVRVGGIDVGSAGPGELRRLRGGVAAMVFQDPLSALDPYYAVGDQIAEVYRVHAGGSRRDARARAVEVLDRVGIPDAARRSRSRPHEFSGGMRQRALLAMALACEPRLLVADEPTTALDVTVQAQILDLLHEVRRETGTALLLVTHDVGVAAESVDEVLVMRGGREVERGPVGGVLGAPSEPYTRRLLGAVPRLDGPVRPAAPAPTGEPLLEALDLRREFGRGKRAVTAVDGVSLTVHAGETLGVVGESGSGKTTLGRMLVRILDPTGGRLRYGGAEIGTLSERELRPYRRELQMVFQDPVASLNPRRSVGESIADPLRVAGERDETRIRARVRELLDRVGLEPDRDGAYPHEFSGGQRQRVGIARALAAEPRVIVCDEPVSALDVTTQAQITALLAELQAELGLGLVFIAHDLAVVRQVSDRVAVMRGGRIVEQGTVEAVYGAPRDPYTRRLLAAVPSLDPVLAAELRVRRQELAAA; this comes from the coding sequence GTGACCCCGCACAGCGAAGGTCCCCTGGTGGAAGTCCGGGACCTCACCGTCGAGTTCGACCGCGAAGGCGACCCCGTACGGGCCGTGGACCGCCTCTCCTTCACCCTCGGCGAAGGCCGCGCCCTCGCCCTCGTCGGCGAGTCCGGCAGTGGCAAGTCGACCGTCGCGGGCGCCCTCCTCGGCCTCCACCGGGGGACGGGCGCGCGGGTCACCGGCTCCGTACGGGTCGGCGGCATCGACGTCGGCTCCGCCGGCCCGGGCGAGCTGCGGAGACTGCGCGGCGGCGTCGCCGCGATGGTCTTCCAGGACCCGCTGTCCGCCCTCGACCCCTACTACGCCGTCGGCGACCAGATCGCCGAGGTCTACCGGGTCCACGCCGGAGGCTCCCGCCGGGACGCCCGGGCCCGCGCCGTGGAGGTCCTCGACCGGGTCGGCATCCCCGACGCGGCCCGCCGCTCCCGCTCCCGCCCGCACGAGTTCAGCGGCGGCATGCGCCAGCGCGCCCTCCTCGCGATGGCCCTCGCCTGCGAGCCCCGTCTCCTCGTCGCCGACGAGCCGACCACCGCCCTCGACGTCACCGTGCAGGCCCAGATCCTCGACCTGCTGCACGAGGTGCGGCGCGAGACGGGCACGGCGCTGCTCCTCGTCACCCACGACGTGGGCGTCGCCGCCGAGAGCGTCGACGAGGTGCTCGTCATGCGCGGCGGCCGCGAAGTCGAACGTGGACCCGTCGGCGGGGTGTTGGGCGCCCCCTCGGAGCCGTACACGCGAAGGCTGCTCGGCGCCGTGCCCCGGCTCGACGGGCCGGTGCGGCCCGCCGCCCCCGCGCCCACGGGCGAGCCACTCCTCGAAGCGCTCGACCTGCGCCGGGAGTTCGGGCGCGGCAAACGTGCCGTGACCGCCGTCGACGGCGTCTCCCTCACCGTCCACGCGGGCGAGACCCTCGGCGTCGTCGGGGAGTCCGGCAGCGGCAAGACCACCCTCGGCCGCATGCTGGTGCGGATCCTCGACCCGACAGGGGGCCGGCTCCGTTACGGGGGTGCGGAGATCGGCACCCTGTCGGAACGGGAGCTGCGCCCGTACCGCCGCGAGCTCCAGATGGTCTTCCAGGACCCCGTCGCCTCCCTCAACCCGCGCCGTTCCGTCGGCGAGTCCATCGCCGACCCGCTGCGCGTGGCGGGGGAGCGCGACGAGACCCGGATCCGCGCCCGGGTGCGGGAGCTGCTCGACCGGGTGGGGCTCGAACCGGACCGGGACGGGGCCTACCCGCACGAGTTCAGCGGCGGCCAGCGCCAGCGCGTCGGCATCGCCCGCGCGCTCGCCGCCGAGCCCCGCGTCATCGTCTGCGACGAACCCGTCTCCGCGCTCGACGTCACCACCCAGGCCCAGATCACCGCGCTCCTCGCCGAGCTCCAGGCCGAACTCGGTCTCGGGCTCGTCTTCATCGCCCACGACCTCGCCGTCGTCCGGCAGGTCAGCGACCGCGTCGCGGTCATGCGCGGCGGCCGGATCGTCGAACAGGGCACGGTCGAGGCGGTGTACGGGGCGCCCAGGGATCCGTACACGCGCCGGCTCCTCGCCGCCGTCCCCTCGCTCGACCCGGTCCTCGCCGCGGAGCTCCGGGTGCGGCGCCAGGAACTGGCCGCCGCCTGA
- a CDS encoding ABC transporter permease, giving the protein MTRYVLKRLAGAALVLLALSVLVYALFYLAPGDPARLACGERCNPQQVAQVREQLGLNESVFAQYLHFLQGVFTGRDYSTGTSVVHCDAPCLGLSYQSDQQVTRLVLERLPATASLALGALVVWLVVGVGTGLLSALRRGGPTERILTVLTLAGTGTPVFILGLMLLMVVCAHLQWLPFPSYVPLGEDPEQWAWNMLLPWLTLGFFESAKYARLTRSSTLETLAEDHIRTFRAYGVGERAVVTRHALRGAVPSVVAISAVDVGSMFGGAVLTESLFGIPGLGKTLIDGVRDIDLPVVVGVVMVMGAAVVLAGVVADLLYAAADRRVVLT; this is encoded by the coding sequence ATGACCCGCTACGTCCTCAAGCGGCTCGCGGGTGCCGCACTCGTCCTCCTGGCGCTCTCGGTCCTCGTGTACGCCCTCTTCTACCTGGCGCCCGGCGACCCCGCGCGGCTCGCCTGCGGAGAGCGCTGCAACCCCCAGCAGGTGGCCCAGGTGCGTGAGCAACTCGGTCTGAACGAGAGCGTGTTCGCGCAGTACCTGCACTTCCTCCAGGGCGTGTTCACCGGCCGCGACTACTCCACAGGCACCTCCGTCGTGCACTGCGACGCGCCCTGCCTCGGACTCTCGTACCAGAGCGATCAGCAGGTCACCCGGCTCGTCCTGGAACGGCTCCCCGCCACCGCCTCGCTCGCCCTCGGCGCGCTCGTCGTCTGGCTCGTCGTCGGCGTCGGTACGGGGCTGCTCTCGGCGCTGCGCCGGGGCGGCCCGACCGAGCGGATCCTCACCGTGCTGACCCTCGCCGGGACCGGCACGCCCGTCTTCATCCTCGGGCTGATGCTCCTCATGGTCGTCTGCGCCCACCTTCAGTGGCTGCCCTTCCCGAGCTATGTGCCGCTCGGCGAGGACCCGGAGCAGTGGGCCTGGAACATGCTGCTTCCCTGGCTCACCCTCGGCTTCTTCGAGTCCGCCAAATACGCGCGGCTCACGAGGAGTTCGACCCTGGAGACGCTCGCCGAGGACCACATCCGCACCTTCCGGGCCTACGGCGTGGGGGAGCGGGCCGTCGTCACCCGCCACGCGCTGCGCGGCGCCGTCCCGTCCGTCGTCGCGATCAGCGCCGTCGACGTCGGCTCGATGTTCGGCGGAGCCGTGCTCACCGAATCCCTCTTCGGCATCCCGGGACTCGGCAAGACCCTCATCGACGGGGTCCGCGACATCGACCTGCCGGTGGTGGTGGGCGTGGTCATGGTGATGGGCGCCGCCGTCGTCCTCGCGGGCGTCGTCGCCGACCTGCTGTACGCCGCCGCCGACCGAAGGGTGGTCCTGACGTGA
- a CDS encoding DUF3152 domain-containing protein: protein MGRHSRKGSAPSVSDTGQRAAAGRTTGTAAQGAAGQTRGAPGEDPGATGQASGTGRRRRAPGGGQDSAGTPAHGTPQYGTPSHGTPQYGAPAYGTPQYGTPAHGTPQYGAAPYGTPPYGAQAYGGGGYDTPAHGTPGTPAYGIPAYRTVSVRGGHPQHDEDVVPHPEGYGHRRGAHRAAPPGQGESPQSDSPRSAPEQAASRAPFVPGPRRESASAAEAPADGQAGRAFKGRTLTGIAAAAVTTVLAVVVAGQVADRGDAPSVTRAADGQAERASGDTSASRSDDRITPTRPAAAAPSAAPSAPAPTYEQLMTRQFPIDPKLDGSGVFEAVPGLQKAPGKGRLVRYRIDVEKGIGLDPRLFAEAVHKTLNDERSWAGQGAMAFERISSGEPEFVITLASPGTTGEWCRKSGLDTTVDNVSCDSANTERVMINAFRWAQGSETFGPKAMYAYRQMLINHEVGHRLGHGHVSCDTPGALAPVMQQQTKSLRVNGITCRPNPWVYPGS from the coding sequence GTGGGACGACATAGTCGCAAGGGCTCCGCGCCCTCGGTGAGTGACACCGGGCAGCGCGCGGCGGCCGGACGGACGACGGGGACGGCTGCGCAGGGCGCGGCCGGGCAGACCCGGGGAGCGCCCGGGGAGGACCCGGGGGCCACGGGACAGGCCTCGGGGACGGGGCGTCGACGCAGGGCACCGGGCGGCGGGCAGGACTCCGCAGGGACCCCGGCGCACGGCACACCCCAGTACGGGACGCCCTCGCACGGCACACCTCAATACGGGGCTCCGGCATACGGCACACCGCAGTACGGGACTCCCGCGCACGGCACCCCTCAGTACGGGGCAGCGCCGTACGGGACGCCTCCCTACGGGGCGCAGGCGTACGGCGGCGGGGGCTACGACACTCCCGCGCACGGCACCCCCGGCACCCCCGCGTACGGCATCCCCGCCTATCGGACCGTCTCCGTACGGGGCGGACATCCGCAGCACGACGAGGACGTCGTCCCGCACCCCGAGGGGTACGGTCACCGGCGCGGCGCCCACCGGGCCGCTCCGCCCGGGCAGGGCGAGTCCCCGCAGTCCGATTCCCCGCGGTCCGCGCCCGAACAGGCCGCGTCCCGGGCGCCGTTCGTCCCCGGACCCCGGCGTGAGAGCGCGTCCGCCGCGGAGGCACCCGCCGACGGCCAGGCCGGCCGGGCCTTCAAGGGCCGCACTCTGACGGGTATCGCGGCCGCCGCCGTCACCACCGTCCTCGCCGTCGTCGTCGCCGGACAGGTCGCCGACCGGGGGGACGCGCCGAGCGTCACCCGGGCCGCCGACGGGCAGGCCGAGCGCGCCTCGGGCGACACCTCCGCCTCCCGCTCCGACGACCGGATCACCCCGACGCGCCCGGCGGCCGCGGCCCCCTCGGCGGCCCCCTCGGCCCCGGCGCCGACGTACGAGCAGCTGATGACCCGCCAGTTCCCGATCGACCCGAAGCTGGACGGCTCCGGTGTGTTCGAGGCCGTGCCGGGCCTGCAGAAGGCGCCCGGCAAGGGGCGGCTGGTCCGCTACCGGATCGACGTCGAGAAGGGCATCGGTCTCGACCCGCGGCTCTTCGCCGAGGCCGTGCACAAGACCCTCAACGACGAACGCAGTTGGGCCGGTCAGGGGGCGATGGCCTTCGAGCGGATCTCCAGCGGGGAGCCCGAGTTCGTCATCACGCTCGCGAGCCCCGGCACCACCGGGGAGTGGTGTCGCAAGTCCGGACTCGACACGACCGTGGACAACGTGTCCTGCGATTCCGCCAACACCGAGCGCGTGATGATCAACGCCTTCCGCTGGGCGCAGGGCTCGGAGACCTTCGGTCCCAAGGCCATGTACGCCTATCGCCAGATGCTCATCAACCACGAGGTCGGGCACCGGCTCGGGCACGGTCACGTGAGCTGTGACACCCCCGGCGCGCTCGCTCCCGTGATGCAGCAGCAGACGAAGTCCCTGCGGGTCAACGGAATCACCTGCCGCCCCAACCCGTGGGTGTATCCCGGGAGTTGA
- a CDS encoding Ms4533A family Cys-rich leader peptide: MSHRHVTFDRAAIELALIGVTGHAVSDVLCS; this comes from the coding sequence ATGTCACACCGCCACGTCACCTTCGATCGCGCCGCCATTGAGCTGGCGCTCATCGGCGTGACCGGGCACGCGGTGTCCGACGTTCTCTGTAGCTGA